From Pseudodesulfovibrio nedwellii:
GCATGGAATACCCCATGGAACAGTCCTGTTGCGGTCTGCCAGTTCAGATGATGGGTGAAATGGAAGCATCCCGCGATGTCGCCAAGCAGAACCTTCGCGCTTTCGAGCCTGATGCCTATGACTATATCATTACCTTGTGTGCCTCCTGTGCGGCCCACCTCAAACATAACTACCCTAAACTGGTAATGGACAGACCCGCTCTCAAATATAGAGCAGACGCCTTTGCCGACAAGATTATCGACTACTCCTCTTTTGTGAACGACGTTCTCAAGGTAAAGAAAGTCGATTTCAATGAAAGCAAGGAAAAGGCCACATACCACGCGCCATGCCACCTCTGCCGAGGTCTTGAAGTGCATGACGCACCGCGTCAGCTCATCGAAAAGGGCGGTATGGAATACGTGGAATGCGCCGAAGAAGAAGTCTGCTGCGGATTTGGCGGCACTTTCTCCATGAAGTTCCCGGAACTCTCTGCCGAACTGCTGAACAAAAAACTCACCAATGTTGAAGAAACCGGTGCCACCACGCTCCTCACAGATTGCCCCGGTTGCATCATGCAGTTACGCGGTGGACTAAAGACCCGCGGCTCAAAAATCAAAGTCAGGCACGTGTCCGAAGTTCTGGCAGACAACAGCAAGAAGAAATAACCGTAAACTAAGATTACATGAGGCTCTCAGAAGGTAAGGACCGCAATCCATAGAAGCTCACTACCCCGCTTCCTCCCAATGATATGGCCTCTATGTAGGTTCCCCGACTACCCACAGTCGGGGAACCATTTTTTTGACAAAATCAGAACACAAAAAAGCCCCTCCGGTCAGACCGGAGGGGCTTTTACATACCTCTTTAATCGCAGCTACTTGACGGCGTCCTTGAGGACCTTACCGGGCTTGAACTGGGCGACCTTGGTGGCAGGAATCTTGATTTCTGCGCCAGTGCGGGGATTGCGGCCAGTGCGTGCTTTTCTTTCGCTGACACTGAAGGTACCGAAGCCGGTCAGGGTCAACTTGTTGCCAGCGGCCAGCTCGTCCTGGATGATGTCGAGAATGGCGTTCATGGAAGCTTCGGCCTGTGCTTTGGAAGTACCGTTCTTTTCAGCAATCTTTGCTACGAGTTCAGCTTTGGTCATAAAAAACTCCTACAAGTGGTTTATTTGATGTCTTAAACAAGTGACACGTTGTTCATTTCGACGGTTTATACACGCTCGAAATGGTTATGGGAAGTCAAAAAGCACCGTATAGCGTAACTTTTTCCATAAAATAGACTATCCGAAACGTCTTTCTCTGTGGGTTAGCTGATAATATAGCTGGTAGGAAAGTCGTCTTTCAATTTCTCCAACACCTGCTCAGCCTTATCCCGATTGGAAAAAGTCCCTGCCTGCACGACATGCAGCACACGGCCATTCCGCGTAATCGTTCTAATTTGAGCATTACCAAAACCGCTGGCCACAAGATCCCGATGCACTCTTTCTGCATTCCCTCTATTTGCAAAAGCCCCCACCCTTACATGGTACTGCTTTGCAGACGAGGCAGCAATCCGAGTCGTTGCCCCGGGTACCGTTCCTACAGCCGTAATCCGAACTTTAGCAACCCCCCGGTCCACAGTACCGAGTTTCTTGGCTGCACCATAGGAAAGATCAAGAATACGTCCATGCACAAATGGCCCTCGGTCATTAATAACAAGAACGACACTTCGATTATTCTCGAGATTCGTCACACGAACCTGTGTTCCCAATGGCAAAATCTTGTGGGCCGCAGTCACCCCATACATATTGTATATATATCCGTTGGCCGTCTTCTTTCCATGAAAATCCTTGCCATACCAGGAAGCCATCCCAACTTCGTCATACCCATGGGCGGTCTTGAGCGGATAGTATGTCTTCCCCATGACAGTATAAGGATTAGTCTTGGGATCATACCTTGGCGACACAGCGCCGTCCTTTCCCGAAGACGGCGTGGAATACACATGCTTCGGATAAGGATTCAGCGAGCCACAACCGGCCATTGCGAGCATGGCCAGAAGCACGAAAAAAGCTATAAGGTGACGCATAATCCCTCCGTGCAGCCCCCAACTGGAGCCAGGATCATTTCTCGACTTTGTCTAGAAATCGTAATCGAAGCCATGAAAAAAGGCAAATGTATGCACATATATCCAATTGAATTACATAAATTCAATTAGTTGTGGACGACAAAGTTCATAATGCCTTATATAGACATCAACAAAAATCGTTTATTCTCCACGCTGGGCGGTCATGTTCAAAAAAGCACCATTTGTCATACTACTTCTTTTTTTTCTTACAATTACGTTGCCAAACGCTGGAATTGGAGCCTCAAAAGAACCTCTAAACGAGCTAATTCTTACCATCACCCGTGCTGGTTGGCCCCCCTTCATGATCCCTGCCGACAGATATGGTGAGGCCCGAGGAATCATGATCGACACCTTACGAGAAGCCGCACAATGTGCAGGTTGTACGATAAAAATCGTCCATTACCCGGAAAAACGCAGCCTCATGAATCTTCGTGAAGGCATCGTGGATGTCTATCCCAAAGCTCAGGAATGGGTTGCCGAACCAAATCAATTCGACTGGACAGCCCCGGTCGTCATCTCGGAAGACACACTTATTTTCAGGAATGGAGATCAGACTCGAGTCACGCAATCACTGACAGGCATGAGCATTGGTGTAGTTCACGGTTTTTCCTATCCAGCACTCAAAAAGCTATTCGCTTGCGGTAGTCTCCAAAGACACGATGCTCACAATACAAAAAATCTTCTGCTCATGCTTTCGCGAGGCCACGTGGATGCCATTCTCACCAACCGCCATGTGGCAAAATGGATCATCCGCAAATCTCCGAACCTTCGTGAGGCTGAATTTTACTTTGCGAAGAAACCGCTTGAAAACGCTCCTTTCCGCTTCGCTTTCACACGGAAGAGCGACCACTCCAAATTCATCGCCGCTTTCAACAAAGAAATCGAAACCATGCGCAAGGATGGCCGTTTTCAAGCCATCCTTGACCGTTACAAATAGGATTTACGACCGTTTGATATACCGTGGCTTGACCATGTTCTCCGGCTTCAGGATATCATCAATTTCCTCCTGACTCAGATAGCCTTTCTCCAACACGATCTCATAAACAGATCTTCCAGTCTTCATGGCTTCTTTAGCTATCTCGGCAGATTTTTCATATCCAATAAACGGATTAAGGGCTGTAACCAGACCAATGGAATTCTCCACGAGTTCGAGGCACCGTTCACGATTAGCCGTAATACCGGATACGCACTTGTCTGCCAAAGTCCGGCTGGCGCGTTGCAACATGTTCATGGACTGAAACAAAGAATACCCAATAACCGGTTCCATAACATTCAATTCAAGCTGACCGGCTTCGGAAGCCATTGAAATTGTAACATCATTACCGACAACAGCAAAAGCTACCTGATTGACAACTTCAGGAATCACCGGATTTACCTTGCCCGGCATGATGGACGATCCCGGCTGCATTGGTGGCAGGTTGATTTCGTTAAAACCGCACCGTGGTCCACTGGAAAGCAAGCGTAAATCGTTACAAATTTTTGACAATTTGACTGCCACGCGTTTAAGAACGCCGGAAAGCTGGACATACGCTCCGGTATCCTGAGTGGCCTCGACAAGATCAGGCGAGGAAACAAGCTGTAACGTTGTTGATTCGACAAGCTTTTCC
This genomic window contains:
- a CDS encoding HU family DNA-binding protein, which encodes MTKAELVAKIAEKNGTSKAQAEASMNAILDIIQDELAAGNKLTLTGFGTFSVSERKARTGRNPRTGAEIKIPATKVAQFKPGKVLKDAVK
- a CDS encoding septal ring lytic transglycosylase RlpA family protein, which codes for MRHLIAFFVLLAMLAMAGCGSLNPYPKHVYSTPSSGKDGAVSPRYDPKTNPYTVMGKTYYPLKTAHGYDEVGMASWYGKDFHGKKTANGYIYNMYGVTAAHKILPLGTQVRVTNLENNRSVVLVINDRGPFVHGRILDLSYGAAKKLGTVDRGVAKVRITAVGTVPGATTRIAASSAKQYHVRVGAFANRGNAERVHRDLVASGFGNAQIRTITRNGRVLHVVQAGTFSNRDKAEQVLEKLKDDFPTSYIIS
- a CDS encoding substrate-binding periplasmic protein; this translates as MPNAGIGASKEPLNELILTITRAGWPPFMIPADRYGEARGIMIDTLREAAQCAGCTIKIVHYPEKRSLMNLREGIVDVYPKAQEWVAEPNQFDWTAPVVISEDTLIFRNGDQTRVTQSLTGMSIGVVHGFSYPALKKLFACGSLQRHDAHNTKNLLLMLSRGHVDAILTNRHVAKWIIRKSPNLREAEFYFAKKPLENAPFRFAFTRKSDHSKFIAAFNKEIETMRKDGRFQAILDRYK